One segment of Novosphingobium sp. 9U DNA contains the following:
- the cysD gene encoding sulfate adenylyltransferase subunit CysD: MTTLTHLERLEAESIHIIREVVAEAEKPVMLYSVGKDSAVMLHLARKAFYPSPPPFPLLHVDTTWKFKAMYDLRDRMAKESGMELLVYQNPEATEKGINPFDHGSLHTDMWKTEGLKQALDKYGFDAAFGGARRDEEKSRAKERIFSFRTSSHGWDPKNQRPELWNLYNARKNKGESIRVFPISNWTELDIWQYIHLNDIPIVPLYFADKRPTFEWEGQLFMADDIERLEKVLGKKPEITERSIRFRTLGCFPLTGAVESEAKTLEEVIQETLLTTTSERQGRVIDKDAGGAGMEVKKQQGYF; the protein is encoded by the coding sequence TTGACCACACTCACGCACCTGGAACGGCTCGAAGCCGAATCGATCCACATCATCCGCGAGGTCGTTGCCGAGGCTGAAAAGCCGGTGATGCTGTACTCCGTGGGCAAGGACAGCGCGGTGATGCTGCACCTGGCGCGCAAGGCGTTCTATCCCTCGCCGCCGCCGTTCCCGCTACTTCATGTGGACACCACGTGGAAGTTCAAGGCGATGTACGATCTGCGCGATCGCATGGCCAAGGAGTCCGGCATGGAGCTGCTGGTCTACCAAAACCCCGAGGCGACCGAGAAGGGCATCAACCCGTTCGATCACGGTTCGCTGCATACCGACATGTGGAAGACCGAAGGTCTGAAGCAAGCGCTCGACAAGTATGGCTTCGACGCAGCGTTCGGCGGCGCGCGCCGTGACGAGGAGAAGTCCAGAGCCAAGGAGCGCATCTTCTCGTTCCGCACCTCCTCGCACGGTTGGGACCCGAAGAACCAGCGTCCGGAGCTGTGGAATCTCTACAACGCGCGCAAGAACAAGGGCGAATCGATCCGCGTCTTCCCGATCTCGAACTGGACCGAGCTCGACATCTGGCAGTACATCCACCTCAACGACATCCCAATCGTGCCGCTCTACTTCGCGGACAAGCGGCCGACGTTCGAGTGGGAAGGCCAGCTGTTCATGGCCGACGACATCGAGCGGCTGGAGAAGGTGCTGGGCAAGAAGCCCGAGATCACCGAGCGTTCGATCCGCTTCCGCACACTGGGTTGCTTCCCGCTGACCGGTGCGGTCGAGAGCGAGGCCAAGACGCTGGAGGAGGTAATCCAGGAGACGCTGCTCACCACCACCTCTGAGCGCCAGGGTCGCGTGATCGACAAGGA